One segment of Synchiropus splendidus isolate RoL2022-P1 chromosome 4, RoL_Sspl_1.0, whole genome shotgun sequence DNA contains the following:
- the myf6 gene encoding myogenic factor 6 yields the protein MMDLFETNAYLFNDLRYLEEGDHGALQHLDMSGMSPLYNGHGSPLSPGQEENNAPSETGEESSGEEHVLAPPALRAHCEGQCLMWACKICKRKSAPTDRRKAATLRERRRLKKINEAFDALKRKTVANPNQRLPKVEILRSAISYIERLQELLQTLDEQDKTPNGSSHSHRGNDRTGANHERHWEKSSETWSSQAEHSATVVINQREGSGESSGSSSLLRLSSIVDSISNDEKVSLNEDISAN from the exons ATGATGGACCTTTTTGAGACCAACGCTTATCTTTTCAACGATTTGCGCTATTTGGAGGAAGGGGATCATGGAGCTCTGCAGCACTTGGACATGTCGGGGATGTCCCCTCTTTATAACGGCCATGGCAGCCCGCTGTCGCCGGGTCAGGAGGAGAACAACGCTCCGTCCGAGACCGGAGAGGAGAGCAGCGGGGAGGAGCACGTCCTGGCACCGCCGGCGCTGCGGGCGCACTGCGAGGGCCAGTGCCTCATGTGGGCTTGCAAGATCTGCAAGAGGAAGTCAGCACCCACGGACCGGCGCAAGGCGGCCACGCTGCGCGAGAGGCGACGGCTGAAGAAGATCAACGAGGCGTTCGACGCTCTGAAGAGGAAGACGGTGGCGAACCCGAACCAGAGGCTGCCCAAAGTGGAGATTTTACGCAGCGCCATCAGCTACATTGAGAGACtacaggagctgctgcagaccCTGGACGAGCAGGACAAGACCCCCAACGGATCCTCCCACAGCCACCGTGGGAACGACCGCACT GGGGCCAATCACGAACGCCATTGGGAAAAGTCTTCAGAGACTTGGTCAAGCCAAGCTGAGCATTCCGCCACAGTGGTGATCAACCAGAGAGAAG gCAGCGGCGAGTCGTCGGGGtcctccagcctcctccgtctgtccTCCATCGTGGACAGCATCTCCAACGACGAGAAGGTTTCCCTCAACGAAGACATCTCTGCAAACTAA
- the myf5 gene encoding LOW QUALITY PROTEIN: myogenic factor 5 (The sequence of the model RefSeq protein was modified relative to this genomic sequence to represent the inferred CDS: deleted 1 base in 1 codon) — protein MWAAGFGLRAYKGGQGQQAPHISQSSPLSAQPTSSICATHRTAAMDVFSPSQVFYDRACASSPDSLEFGPGAELAGSEEDEHVRVPGDAHQPGHCLQWACKACKRKPSFVDRRRAATMRERRRLKKVNHAFEALRRCTSANPSQRLPKVEILRNAIQYIESLQDLLREQVENYYSLPGESSSEPGSPLSNCSDGMTESNSPVWQPINTNYPSSFPYVKSEKFGDRAAGASSLQCLSSIVDRLSTAEASCGPVTLSTFSPGSSDSQPGTPDSPGSRPVYHVL, from the exons ATGTGGGCCGCAGGCTTTGGCCTCCGGGCATATAAGGGGGGCCAAGGGCAACAGGCCCCTCATATCAGTCAGAGCTCCCCTCTCTCAGCCCAGCCT ACTTCCTCTATCTGTGCCACTCATCGCACCGCGGCCATGGACGTCTTCTCGCCCTCTCAAGTCTTCTACGACAGAGCTTGCGCTTCTTCTCCAGACAGCTTGGAGTTTGGCCCCGGCGCGGAGCTTGCCGGGTCAGAGGAAGACGAACATGTCAGGGTCCCGGGGGACGCTCACCAGCCGGGTCACTGCCTCCAGTGGGCTTGCAAGGCCTGCAAGCGGAAGCCCAGTTTCGTGGACCGCAGGCGAGCCGCCACCATGCGCGAGCGCCGGCGGCTGAAGAAGGTCAACCACGCTTTTGAGGCGTTGAGGCGCTGCACCTCCGCCAACCCGAGCCAGCGTCTGCCCAAGGTGGAGATCCTTCGTAACGCCATCCAGTACATCGAGAGCCTGCAGGATCTGCTTCGTGAGCAGGTGGAGAACTACTACAGCCTCCCTGGGGAGAGCAGCTCCGAACCTGGAAGTCCTCTGTCCAACTGCTCTGATGGCATG ACTGAAAGCAACAGTCCAGTGTGGCAGCCCATAAACACAAACTACCCCAGCAGCTTTCCATACGTGAAATCCG AGAAGTTTGGGGACAGAGCAGCTGGCGCGTCCAGCCTGCAGTGTCTCTCCAGCATCGTGGACCGCCTGTCCACAGCGGAGGCCAGCTGCGGTCCCGTCACCCTATCCACGTTCTCACCGGGCAGCAGCGACTCACAGCCCGGCACGCCTGACAGTCCCGGGTCCAGACCCGTCTACCACGTCCTGTGA